CAGTCCACCCCGACGCACCTCCAGATGGCCGGTTCGATCGCGGACCGGGCCGCCGCCTTCGGCATCGACTTCCTGGAGATAACCGGCCATCAGGTGCCGGAGATCCGCGAACGGCTGGCCCCGGTGATCCGCCGGGTCCGTGAGGAACACCGCCCGGCGGTCGTGCAGTTCACCACCCGCCGGCTGGGTCCGCACAGCAAGGGCGACGACACCCGCGCGCAGGCGGAGGTGGACCGGCTGTGGGCGCAGGACTGGCACCGGGAGCTGACCGACCGGCTGGGCGAGCCGTTCCGGGAACTCGACGCGCGGATCCGCGCGGACCTGGAACAGCTGGCCCGCGAGGTGGAGGCACGGCCGCCGGCCGCCTGGACGGGGTCCGGTCTCCCGGACACGAGGATGGAGTATCCATGGCCGAACTGACCGAGCCGACCGAATCGACGGAATCGACGGAATCGACCGAACTGACGGGCCTGGTGGCCGATGTGCTCCAGGTGACCGCCGCCGAGGTGACCGACGACACCGGGCCCGCCACCACGGCGGCCTGGACCAGCCTGCGGCACGTCCAGATCGTCGCCCGTGTCGAGCAGACCTTCGGCGTGAAGCTCACCGCCCGCGAGGTGCGCGGCTGCCGGAGCGTCGGCGCCCTGCGCGGAGTCCTGGCGGAGAAGCGGGAGGCGCCGTGACCGGGCGGCCCGCGCCCCGGGTGGTGGAGGCGCTCAACGGCGCCCTGCACCGGCTGTTCGACGAACGGCCCTCGCTGCACCTGCTCGGTGAGGACGTACTCGACCCGTACGGCGGCGCGTTCAAGGTGACCCGCGGTCTGTCCACCCGCCACCCGGACCGGGTGCTCGGCACCCCGATCAGCGAGGCGGGCATCACCGGCGTGGCGGGCGGTCTGGCCCTCGCCGGTGACCAGGCGGTCGTGGAGATGATGTTCGGCGACTTCGCCGCGCTCGCCTTCGACCAGGTGCTCAACCTGATCTCCAAGTCGGTGACCATGTACGGGGAACGGGTGCCGATGCCGGTCGTGGTGCGCTGCCCGGTGGGCGGCAACCGCGGGTACGGCCCCACCCACAGCCAGAGCGTGCAGAAACACTTCCTCGGCATTCCCAACCTGGCGCTGTACGAGACGAGTCCGTTCCACGACCCGTACGCGCAGCTGGCCGAGGGCCTGGACCACGGGCCCGCGATGCTCTTCGAGGACAAGGTCCTCTACACCCGGCGCGTGTTCCGCGACGGGGTGGTGGACGAAAACCACGGGTACACGCTGCTCGGCGGGCCGACCGGCTGGGCACACATCACCCCCGTGGACGCGGCCCCCGCCGACGTGGTGCTGCTGTGCCCCGGCGGGACCGCGCACCGGGCACTCGATGCCGCCCGGCTGCTGCGGGACCGCGGACTGACCACACACGTACTGGTTCCGGCCAGGCTCTACCCGCCCGACCTGGAGCCGGTGCTGCCGCTGCTGGCGGGCGCCCGGCTGGTCGCGGTGGCGGAGGAGAGCACCGCGGGCGGCACCTGGGGCGCCGAGATCGCCGCCCGGGTGCACGGGCGGATCTGGGCGGAACTGCGCGCGCCCGTCACACTGCTGTCCTCGGCCGATTCGGTGGTGCCTACCGCCCCGCACCTGGAGGCGGAGGTGCTGCTGGGGGCCGAGCGGATCGCCGACGAGATCGAGAAGGCCGCGGCCCGCTCACTGCCGCCCCGCGCGCCGGCCGCGCCCGTGCCGGCCGGCGGATCTCTGGCAGCCACCGAGCCCCTGGTAACACCTGTCCCGGCCACACCCGCGCCGGATGTCGCCGATTCGGCGGGCGTCGATTCGGCGGGAGTCGAGCCCGTTGCCGGGGTGCCGATCGCCGTGCCCAAGCTCAACAACAACGACACCGCCTATCTGGTGCTCCAGTGGCTCGCCGAGGACGGCGCGCGGATCGCCGAGGGCGATCCGCTGGTCGAGGTGGAGACCTCCAAGGCGGTCGAGGAGATCGTCGCCCCGGCCTCCGGGCATCTGCGGGTACGCGCCGCCGAGGGTACCGAGGTCGGCGTCGGCGAGCTGCTCGCCGAGCTGTTCGCCGAACCGCCCACGGCCCCGACCGACGCTCCGTCAGCCACGCCGGCGGGGAACGCGGTCGCCGCCGCGCCCGTACCCTCTCCCGCCGCCGCGTCCGTACCGCCCCCCGCCGCCGCGCCCGGACCCGCCCCGCGTACGCATGTGCTCGACCGGGCCCAGCTGGGCACCGCCGCCGTGGTCACCCGCGCGCACCAGGAGGTGCCGGCGGCCTTCGCCGCGGTCGAGGTCGAGGTGGACGCGGTGCTGGCCCGGCTGCGGACGCTGTCCGACGAGACCGGCGCCGAGGTCGGGCTGCCGGAGGCGGTGGTGAAGGCCGTGGCCGCCACACACCCCACGTTTCCCCATCTGTTCGGCGCGCTGCTGGACGAACGGACCGTACGACTGGCCGACACCGTGGACATCGGAGTCACCGTGGACGCCGGGAACGGCCTCTACACCCCCGTGCTGCGGGACTGCGCCGCCCGTTCGCTCGCCGACCTCTCCGACGACCTCATGGAGTTCCGGATGAAGGCGTTCCGCGGTGAGTTCACCGCGGGCGACCTGTCCGGCGGCTCCCTGACCGTGTCGCTGAACGTGGAACCCGGCGTACTGGTCGTCCAGCCGATCGTCATGTGGCCGCAGTTGTGCATGGTCTCGGTCGGTGGCCCCCTCACCCGCCTCGTCCTCGCCGAGGGGGTGCCCGCACCCGTCACCGTGGTCACCCTCGGTCTCGCCTACGACCACCGGGTGGTCAACGGCCGGGAGGCGGTCGGGTTCCTACGCGCCGTCGCGGACGCCCTCCACGACCCGGAACAGCTCGTCAAACTCATCGACTGACCTGAGGAGTTCCAGTGGCGTACGGGTTGACCGCCTTCGGCGTGGCCCTCGGCGAAGAGGCCGCCGTCAAGGACGTGGTGGCCGAGTACACCGAGGACGTGGAGCGCGTCCTCGGATACGGCTACGAGTACATCCACCGCGCCCCGCCGGACGTGAGCGTCACCGATCTCGCCGTCGAGGCGGGCCGGCGGGCCCTGGAGTCGGTGAACCCGCGCGAGGTGGACCTGCTCGTACTCGCCCTGACCGACCTCGCCGACCATCTGTACTGGGACGCGGCGGCCCGCGTCCAGTGGGCGCTCGGGCTGAGCCACGCCGAGGCGGTGCTCGTCGACCAGGGCTGCGTGGGCGGAGTCACCGCGTTCGACACCGTCGCGGGCCGGTTCGCCACCCATCCCGGCTACCGTACGGCGCTGGTCATCGGCGCCAACCGGACCGTCGAGGCGTACTGGAACAGGCTGGACACCCACTCGCTGCTGTTCTCGGACGGGGCCGCCGCGGCCGTCGCCGTACGCGACGCGCCCACCCTGCGCTGGCGGTCCTCCTACGCGGAGACGGACGGCCGGTACGCCGACTTCTTCCGGATGGACGTCGGCGGCGCCCGGCAGCCCTTCGTACCCGGCGCCGAGACGCCCGCCGTGCGGGACGCCTGGGACGTGGTCGACCAGTTCGAGCACGACGCCGAACGGCTGGCCGCCTACGCCGAGGAGATCGACGAGCGCACCGCCCGCGCCGTGCACCGGGCCTGCCGCCAGGCCGACTGCGCCGAGGAGGGCCTGGCCCGGCTGCTCCTGCTCAACGACAACGCCCGGGTGCTGGCCACACAGGCCGAACTGGTCGGGGTGCCGATCGAGCGGACCAACGCCCGACTGGCCGCCCTCAACGGGCACTTCGGCGCCGCCGACCACCTGTTCTCCCTGGCCCGGATGGACGAGGCCGGGGAGCTGGCGCCCGGGGACCTCGTGGCCCTCGCGGCCAACGGCCGGGGCATGCACTGGGCGTGCACGGTCCTCCAGTGCTGACCGCGCCGCCGGTCCGTGTCCCCGCGGTCCGGGGAGCCCCCTCCCGCCACCGAACAGAACGGAGTAACACGATATGAGTCGTCACCCCGCCCGGCGCGCCCTGATGGCTGCCGCGCTGGTCTGCGCCGCCCTGGGGCTGGTGTCCTGCGGCGCCGATCCCGACACGTCCGTGCAGTCCGCCGACTCCGCCGACACCCCCGCCTGCAAGCTGCTGAGGCCGGTGTCCGTCGAGTTCGGCCTCGGGCAGCCCTCGGTGAGCGAGATGTCCGGGGACGGCTGCACCGCCCACAGCCACGAGTTCGGCACCCTCACCGTGACCATGCGGGACCGGCCGCTCGAAGCGGCGGCCACCGGGCAGGGCAAACGGAGCACGATGAAGTTCGGCGACCACGACGCCGTGATGCTGATGGGTTCCCTGAACGGCGTCTGCAAGATCTTCCTGGACACGGGGGAGAAGAACAGCCTGGAACTGCGGCTCGGCCGGACCACGGCGATGACCCCGCAGGTGTGCACCTCGCTGAAGAAGGCGACGGCGAAGGTCGCCGACGATCTCCCCGCCGCGGCCCCGGCGTCCGCGTCCGGCTGAACCGCCCGGCGCCGGCGGTACGCCAGGTACGAGCACGACTGCCGTCACCCCGTCAGGACACGACGTGTGCCGGAGCCCGACCGCAATCCGGGCTCCGGCACACAGGTGTGTGCGCACAGGCGTGCCGCCCGCCCCGCGCGGGGCGGGCGGCACACCCGCGGAGTACGTTCCTCACTCCAGCGTGCGCGCGGTCGCGACCAGGGTCGCCTCGCCGACGGAAGCGATCCCGAGCGCGGGTGCCCGGGTGCCGTCCGGACCGTCGGCCGCCGGTCCCGGCAGCCCCGGGGTGCGGTCGATGACCCGGACCGTCGCCGGTCCCGGCGCCAGCTCCAGCTCCAGCTCCACGCCCCGCTCGGGCACCTGACGGATCCACAGTTCCCAGGCGTCGTCCCCGGCCGGGTCGTCCGCGAACTCTCCGGGCACCCCGGACAGCGACCAGCCGCGGACGGCCGTCCCGCTGACGACGATCACCAGCTCGTCGGCGCCGCGTTCGGAGACCGCCGTCAGCCGGACCCGCCGCCCCCCGGCCTCCGAGCCTCCGAGCACCTTGGTCGTGATCCGAGGACCGGGCAGTGGGAACTCCTCGGCCGGGCCCCGCCGTACCGGCACCCGCCAGCCCGGCCAGAGGTCGGTCACGGAACCGGGCTCGGCGTCCGCCGGCAGGAACCGGTCGCTCCATTCGTCCGACGGGGCCCCGCTGATCCAGTGGGCCGTACGCCGGTCGGCGTCCCACACGTACGCGAGGTCGGCCCGCAGACGGCGCTCGCGCTCCGGAGGTAGCAGCGCGGTGCCCGCCAGCACGGCCACCGCCACCACGGCCGCGGTCACCGGAAGCAGCCGCGGCATACCCGGCAGCACCCCCGGCAGCAGGGCCGTGAGCAGCGCCGCGACGGCCACCGGCGCGGCGACCAGGCCGAGACCCAGGGCGTCGGTGAGCAGCGGCAGCAGCGGGAACACCAGCAGGGCGGCCGGGACCGTGCCCAGCGCGGCGGCCAGCACCCGGCCCCGTACGGTCGTCCCGGCCCGTGAGGTGAGCACGGCCGCGGCGGCGAGCAGACCCAGCGCGGGCCAGATGAACACATGGCTGCCGCCGGGCAGCGCCACCGCGCTCACGCAGGACAGCAGGATCCACAGCAGTGCCGCGCCCGCCACCTGTTCGCGGGGACCGGCCCACCGCCGCACGAGCAGTGCCAGCGTGCTGCCGACGGCCAGGGTGAGCGCCAGGAACCCGGCGAGTGCCGGACCGTGCCCGCCGATGTCGTAGTAGTGGTCGAACTCGGCGTGTCCGGACGCCGTCAGCGGGGCCAGCGCGAACGCGGCCCCGGCGGCGAGCAGCAACTGGCCGAGGGCGACGAGGAATCCGCGGCAGACACCGCCGACGGTGAGCAGGCCCCGCGCGCGCAGCCGCAGGAGCAGCGCCAGACCGAGCCCGGCCACCACCAGTGCGGCGGGCAGGGCGGCGCCCAGCGGATAGGAGACGAACCATCCGGCGGCCTGGAAGTACGCGGAGTCCCCGGCCGGGGTACGCGCCAGGTCGGCGGAGCCGAGCGCGCGGGCGAGGCCGAGTGCCTGCCCGCCCTGGTGCTGGACGGTGGCCGGGTCGACCTGCTCCGGGGTGTCGGTGGCCCCGTGGTAGTGGGTGTAGCCGTCCAGGTAGGCGAGGTTCAGCCCCTGGTGCCCGGCCTCCTGGAACACCGTGAAGTCGGTGAGGTTGGGCATGTAGCCGTACGCGGCGTCGAGCAGCGAATCGGTCCGCGCGCCCGGCACCTCTCCGGCGAGGGTCTTCACCAGCCAGGCGGTGTCGGGACCCGCTTCGAACATCAGGCTCGGCCCGCGGCTGCCCCGGGCCTCGAAGTTCAGGATCACGGCGTCGGGCGGCAGCAGGCCGGGCGTGTTCACCAGGGCCTGCGCGCCGAGGAGGCCGCTCTCCTCGGCGTCGGTGAACACGAACAGGACGTCGTTGCGCGGCGGCGGTCCGGTGAGGAGCGCGCGGGCGGTCTCCAGCAGCACCGACACCGGGACCCCGGCGTCGTTCGCGCCCGGTCCCGCCTCGGTGGAGTCGTAGTGGGTGACCAGCGCGACGGGCCGGGTGCTGTCGGTACCGGGGACGCGTGCGACCACGTTCTCCAGCCGCAGACCGGCGTATCTGGAGTCGGCGCCGATGGGGGAGAGGTCCGGCCGGTGGGAGGCCGCCGCCCCGGTGTGCACCTTCGTGTCGATGCCCAGCGCGGTGAGCGTGCGGACGAGATACTCGCGGGCCCGCGTATGCGCGGCCGAGCCACTGGGCCGCGGGGCGGCGGCGATCTCCCGTACGTGTTCGGTGGCGCGGGCGGCCGAGAAGGTGTCGGCGGGGGCGTCCGGGCCGCGGGCGGCGGGCATCCGGCCGTCCAAGATCACCAGGGACAGACAGAGCGCGGCGAAGACGGCGACCGCGGCCGGGAACACCCAGCGGGCCACGGCGGTACGGCCCGCTCCTCGCCGTACGTCACCGGGCTCCCGCCGGTCCGTGCCGTGCCGGTCGGTGCCACTGTCCCCGGGGCTGTCGCGAGCCTGCCCGCCGGGGCCGGGATCCTTCGGGCCCACCGGGCCGGGAGCGGGTGTCTCCAGGCTCTGGGGCGGGGTGCCGCCCGCGCCTGTCTCATACCGCCTGGATGCCATAGACCGTGGATCCCTCACTCGGCCGGTATCCGCGCGGTCCCCCGGCGTTGCTCTCCCGCCGGCACAGCGCCCTCTCGATGCGGTCGAGCACGTCCTGCTCGGCCACCGCGCCGAGTTCCGCCCCGGCGCGCTGCCGGGCGTGGTCGCGGACCAGCGGGTTGAACGCGTAGGTGGGGCCGTCCTTCGTTCCGCCGGGGGCGACCGCCAGCAGGTGCAGATTGACCAGGGTGTCCAGCAGCCGCTGGGTGTCCTCGCCGGGCCGGTCGGAGACGGCGGAGGCCATCCACTCGGGGACGTACTCCAGGTCGCACAGGCTGAGCCGGAGCCAGAGCCGGTACCCGGCCGGGGGCAGCTGGTCGAGGGAGGAGGCGAGCCGCGCTCCCATGTCCAGCCAGCCTATGGAGAGTTCGTCGATACGATTCTGCTGGGTCGCCAGACGGTCGGTGAAGCTGCGCAGGGTGCAGCGCGGCCGGGCCCGCAGCCGCGCTCCGGCGGCCCTGATGGCCAGCGGCAGGTGTCCGCAGAGCTGGGCGATCCGCCTGGCGCTGTCGACCTCGGCGAAGACCCGCTCCACGCCCACCAGGGAGGCGAGCAGGTCCAGGGCCTCGTCGGTGGGCAGCCCGTCGACGCTGTACTCGGTCAGGCCGGGGATCTTCAGCAGACTGGCCCGGCCGGTGCACAGGACCGCGCTCTCGCCGCTGGGCAGCAGGGCCTCGTACCGGGTGGACTCCGCCACGTCGTCCAGCACGATGAGCAGGCGCTTGTTGGCGGTGACGCTGCGGAACAGCGCGGCGCGGGCGGCGAGGCCCGCCGGGATGCGCTGTTCGGGCACCCCGAGCGCGTCGAGGAACCCGTGCAGCACCTCCTGCGGGGCCGCGGGGTCGGTCTGTCCGTGCAGGTCCGCGTAGAGCCGGCCGTCCGGGAAGCGCTGTTGCAGGCCGTGGCCGACATGGATGGCGAGCGCGGTCTTGCCGGTGCCGCCACAGCCCGCCAGCGCCACCACGCGAGGCCCGCCGTCAGCGCGCAGGTCCGAGGTGATGCGGTGGAGCAGGTCGCGCCGGCCGGTGAAGTCCTTCACCCGGGCCGGTAACTGCGCCGGCACCTTGGCGGGTGGCCAGGGCTGGTACGAAACGGCGGCCGGTGGTGCGATCGGCTCGCCGGACAGGATCTTCTGGTGCAGCTCCTGGAGTCCGGCACCCGGCTCCAGGCCGAGATTGTTGATCTGGGTGAGGCGGTTGTTGCGGTAGACGGTGAGTGCCTCCGCCCGGCGCTGGGAGAGGTGCAGCGCGGTCATCAGCTGGGCGCACAGCCGCTCGCGCATCGGGTACTCGGCGACAAGTGGCTTGAGTTCACTGATGAGTTCGGCGTGCCGGCCGAGGGTCAGGCCGACGTCGAGCCACTCCTCCAGGACCGAGAAGCGGCGCTCCTCCCAGTGGGCGGCCACCGCGTAGGTGAGCGGTCCCGAGAGGTCGGCGAGCGGCTGCCCGCGGAAGAGGGCCAGGGCGCTGCGGTATTCGGCGGTGGCCGACTCCAGATCGCCGACGGCCACCAGCTCCCGGGCCCGGCGTACGGACTTCTCGAACGCGTGGGCGTCGAGGTCGTCGTCGCCGAGCCGGATCCGGTAGCCGCCCTGCTCGGTCTCGATGAGGTCGACCGGAGCGCCGGCGGCTGCGAAGGCGTTCCGCAGCCGCCAGACACAGGTCTGGATCTGTTTGTCCGCGGTGGCCGGCGGAGCCGAGCGCCACACGGCGTCGATCAGCGAATTGACCGGCACGATTCGGTTCGTATGAAGCAGCAGGGCCGCGAGCACCGTCAGCTGGCGATTCCTGCCCACGCGAATTGGCTTGCCGTGAATGATTACCTGTAATGGCCCAAGGATGCGAAAGAAAATGTCACGACCATTGTCGTCCAGTCCTTCTTGGGAGTGACCTGTATTGAGAGATGAATATCCATTGTGGATCGGCAAGATCATCCTCCGGACGCCGAGGCAATTTGCAGGCCAGCAGGGAACTTTAGGAGAGCATCGGCCGTCATGTCCATACCCCCGCTTGCTGATGACCATGGACATTGTTCGGAGAAACTTTTCCACTGGCGAGGATTCTTTGCACTGTGCACAATGCGGACTGGCTTGAATAGTTCGGTCCCGTGGAGGCGGCTATCGGCGGGGCATCGATCGATCGCCAACTATGCCCGTTGGCCGGAAATCGCCATCGTGCGCAGGGCCAGTGCGTCGACCTTTCCACCTGGTGTTCTCGGCAGTTCCGGCAGCACGGTGATGTGATCGGGGCGCATCGGCCCGGGAAGGGTCTCGGCTATTTTCTCGCGTAACTCCGAGGCCGTCGCCCCGGCTCCCAGCACCACGAACGCGATCAGCCGTTCTCCCGCGTCCTCCCGGCGCAGCAGCACCGCGCAATCGGTAACCGCGGGGTGTCTGCGGACCGCCGTCTCGACCTCGCCCAGTTCGATCCGGAACCCGCGCACTTTGACCTGGTGATCCACCCTGCCGAGAATGCGCAGCCGGCCGTCGTCGTCCCACCACCCGCGGTCCCCGGTCCGGTAGAGCCGCCCGCCGGGCTCGAACGGATCCGGCAGGAACCGCTCCGCGGTCAGCGCCGCCCGCCGGTGGTAGCCACGGGCCACGCCGGGACCGCCCAGGTGGATCTCGCCCGGCACTCCGGGCGGTACGGGCCGCAGCCCGCTGTCCAGTACGTACGCCCGGTAGCCGGGCACCGGACGCCCGATCGGGATGGCCGCGCCGGCGGCCTCGGCCGGGCCGCAGCGGTGCGTGGTGGCCCAAACCGAACACTCGGTGGGGCCGTAGTCGTTGAACAGCGGCGCGTCCGGACACAGGCGCAGATGCTCGGCGACGATGTCCGGGCCGAGTGGTTCCCCGCCCACGGCCACCATCGAGAAACGGCCCAGCACGCCCCGGTCCGCGACCTGGAGCACGATCCGGTAGTGCGAGGGCACCGCGTGAATGTGTGTGACGGCCGCGGACTCCAGCAACTTCCGCAGCGCCATGGGGTCGTGGGCCTCGGTCTCGGTCGGCAGCACCACCGCGCCGCCGCTCGTCAGCGCCCAGAACATGCCGCCCGCGGCCCCGTCGAAGCACAGCGGCGGCAGCACCAGGTCCCGGCCGGGCGGCGGACCCGCCGCCGCGCGGGCCGCCGTGGAGGCGACGATCGCCCGGTGGTGCACGCCGATGCCCTTCGGCTCGCCGGTGGAGCCCGAGGTGTAGATGACGTACGCCGGATCGTCGGGGGTGACCGGAACACCGGGGGAGGTGCCGGGCAGCCCGGCGGCCCCCTCGGCCGGCAGCACCGGCACCGGGACGGAGAATTCCGGCCGCCGGCGGGCCAGGAGCGCCACGGCCCCCGAGTCGGCCAGGATGTGCCGGATCCGCTCGGGAGGGTACGTCGGCTCGATCGGGACGTAGGCGGCGCCCGATTTCAGGGCGCCGAGCATGGCGGTCACCGACCAGGCGGCGCGCTCGGTGAGCAGGGCGACGAGCCGGCCGGGGCCGACCCCGGCGGCGCGGAGCTGCCGGGCCACCCGGTTGGCGTCCTCGTCCAGTTGACGGTAGGTCAGTTCGGTGTCCCCGCACAGCACGGCCGGCGCGTCCGGGGTCCGGGCGGCGTGTTCCTCGACCAGGGTGTGCAGGCAGAGTCCGGAGAAGGACAACTCGCGGCCGCGCGACCAGCCGTCGAGCGCGGCCCGCTCCGGCGCCGTGACGCCGTCGATCTCCTGCACCGGCCGGTCGTCGAGCAGTCCGTCCAGCACGGCGAGCAGGCGCCGCGCGAAGGCGGCGACGGCCCTCTCCTCGTGCAGACCGGTGTCGTGGTCCACGCGTAGCCGGTCGCCCTCCAGCAGGACCAGCAGCCCGTGATGGGCGACCGCGTCCGGCACCCGGACGGGCAGCGCGGTGTACGCGCCGATCCGCTCCGGTTCCGGCTCGCCGCCGGGGGCCAGCGCGAGCGCCGCGCGGAACTCCGGCGGGACCGGGACGCCCGAGGCGACCGCCTCCCCGGCCCGCCGCAGAGCGGCGGCGCCGGACTCGGTCTCGGTCACACCCGGTGCGACCGCCACCGGGCTGTCGGACGCGACGACCAGCGATGTCCCCGGCGAGCCGCCGCAGCGGACCAGGAGCAGCGCGGCGGCCGCCGCCAGCGCCGCCTCGACGGGTACCCCGGCCGCCCCCAGCCGTACGACGGCCTGGCCGGCCGGGACCCGCAGGGTCCGCGCGTTCCCGGAGGCCCGGCCGGCGCCCAGGACGGCCGGCAGCTCCGGCGCCGCGTCACCGGCGCCGGTCCCCGCCCCGGCGAGATCCGCGAACGGACCCTCGGGCCCGGCCCCGGCCGCCGGGAACGGGGAGTCGTCCGTCAGCAGCCACCGCAGCACCGCCGCCGGGGGCAGCGCGTCCGTGGTGACCACCACCAGGAGGAACCTCTCCTCGCCGAGCCGGGCCAACAGCACCCGGGCGGGCCCCGGTTCCACCTCGGCGGCGGCGGTCTCCTCCCGTACCAGCTCGCCCCACTCCGTACCGTCCGCCCCGCCGGTCACCAGGTCGTGCACGGTGAGCGGGACCTCGGGAACCCGGCCCGCGACCCGCGCCCGCA
This window of the Streptomyces niveus genome carries:
- a CDS encoding 3-oxoacyl-ACP synthase III family protein is translated as MAYGLTAFGVALGEEAAVKDVVAEYTEDVERVLGYGYEYIHRAPPDVSVTDLAVEAGRRALESVNPREVDLLVLALTDLADHLYWDAAARVQWALGLSHAEAVLVDQGCVGGVTAFDTVAGRFATHPGYRTALVIGANRTVEAYWNRLDTHSLLFSDGAAAAVAVRDAPTLRWRSSYAETDGRYADFFRMDVGGARQPFVPGAETPAVRDAWDVVDQFEHDAERLAAYAEEIDERTARAVHRACRQADCAEEGLARLLLLNDNARVLATQAELVGVPIERTNARLAALNGHFGAADHLFSLARMDEAGELAPGDLVALAANGRGMHWACTVLQC
- a CDS encoding amino acid adenylation domain-containing protein, with protein sequence MSASVPMSVPPARPAAVPRPAPAGDPADGRACLTTGTWVVDGRPDLRALRARVAGRVPEVPLTVHDLVTGGADGTEWGELVREETAAAEVEPGPARVLLARLGEERFLLVVVTTDALPPAAVLRWLLTDDSPFPAAGAGPEGPFADLAGAGTGAGDAAPELPAVLGAGRASGNARTLRVPAGQAVVRLGAAGVPVEAALAAAAALLLVRCGGSPGTSLVVASDSPVAVAPGVTETESGAAALRRAGEAVASGVPVPPEFRAALALAPGGEPEPERIGAYTALPVRVPDAVAHHGLLVLLEGDRLRVDHDTGLHEERAVAAFARRLLAVLDGLLDDRPVQEIDGVTAPERAALDGWSRGRELSFSGLCLHTLVEEHAARTPDAPAVLCGDTELTYRQLDEDANRVARQLRAAGVGPGRLVALLTERAAWSVTAMLGALKSGAAYVPIEPTYPPERIRHILADSGAVALLARRRPEFSVPVPVLPAEGAAGLPGTSPGVPVTPDDPAYVIYTSGSTGEPKGIGVHHRAIVASTAARAAAGPPPGRDLVLPPLCFDGAAGGMFWALTSGGAVVLPTETEAHDPMALRKLLESAAVTHIHAVPSHYRIVLQVADRGVLGRFSMVAVGGEPLGPDIVAEHLRLCPDAPLFNDYGPTECSVWATTHRCGPAEAAGAAIPIGRPVPGYRAYVLDSGLRPVPPGVPGEIHLGGPGVARGYHRRAALTAERFLPDPFEPGGRLYRTGDRGWWDDDGRLRILGRVDHQVKVRGFRIELGEVETAVRRHPAVTDCAVLLRREDAGERLIAFVVLGAGATASELREKIAETLPGPMRPDHITVLPELPRTPGGKVDALALRTMAISGQRA
- a CDS encoding M28 family peptidase, with protein sequence MASRRYETGAGGTPPQSLETPAPGPVGPKDPGPGGQARDSPGDSGTDRHGTDRREPGDVRRGAGRTAVARWVFPAAVAVFAALCLSLVILDGRMPAARGPDAPADTFSAARATEHVREIAAAPRPSGSAAHTRAREYLVRTLTALGIDTKVHTGAAASHRPDLSPIGADSRYAGLRLENVVARVPGTDSTRPVALVTHYDSTEAGPGANDAGVPVSVLLETARALLTGPPPRNDVLFVFTDAEESGLLGAQALVNTPGLLPPDAVILNFEARGSRGPSLMFEAGPDTAWLVKTLAGEVPGARTDSLLDAAYGYMPNLTDFTVFQEAGHQGLNLAYLDGYTHYHGATDTPEQVDPATVQHQGGQALGLARALGSADLARTPAGDSAYFQAAGWFVSYPLGAALPAALVVAGLGLALLLRLRARGLLTVGGVCRGFLVALGQLLLAAGAAFALAPLTASGHAEFDHYYDIGGHGPALAGFLALTLAVGSTLALLVRRWAGPREQVAGAALLWILLSCVSAVALPGGSHVFIWPALGLLAAAAVLTSRAGTTVRGRVLAAALGTVPAALLVFPLLPLLTDALGLGLVAAPVAVAALLTALLPGVLPGMPRLLPVTAAVVAVAVLAGTALLPPERERRLRADLAYVWDADRRTAHWISGAPSDEWSDRFLPADAEPGSVTDLWPGWRVPVRRGPAEEFPLPGPRITTKVLGGSEAGGRRVRLTAVSERGADELVIVVSGTAVRGWSLSGVPGEFADDPAGDDAWELWIRQVPERGVELELELAPGPATVRVIDRTPGLPGPAADGPDGTRAPALGIASVGEATLVATARTLE
- a CDS encoding AfsR/SARP family transcriptional regulator, producing the protein MGRNRQLTVLAALLLHTNRIVPVNSLIDAVWRSAPPATADKQIQTCVWRLRNAFAAAGAPVDLIETEQGGYRIRLGDDDLDAHAFEKSVRRARELVAVGDLESATAEYRSALALFRGQPLADLSGPLTYAVAAHWEERRFSVLEEWLDVGLTLGRHAELISELKPLVAEYPMRERLCAQLMTALHLSQRRAEALTVYRNNRLTQINNLGLEPGAGLQELHQKILSGEPIAPPAAVSYQPWPPAKVPAQLPARVKDFTGRRDLLHRITSDLRADGGPRVVALAGCGGTGKTALAIHVGHGLQQRFPDGRLYADLHGQTDPAAPQEVLHGFLDALGVPEQRIPAGLAARAALFRSVTANKRLLIVLDDVAESTRYEALLPSGESAVLCTGRASLLKIPGLTEYSVDGLPTDEALDLLASLVGVERVFAEVDSARRIAQLCGHLPLAIRAAGARLRARPRCTLRSFTDRLATQQNRIDELSIGWLDMGARLASSLDQLPPAGYRLWLRLSLCDLEYVPEWMASAVSDRPGEDTQRLLDTLVNLHLLAVAPGGTKDGPTYAFNPLVRDHARQRAGAELGAVAEQDVLDRIERALCRRESNAGGPRGYRPSEGSTVYGIQAV
- a CDS encoding acyl carrier protein — translated: MAELTEPTESTESTESTELTGLVADVLQVTAAEVTDDTGPATTAAWTSLRHVQIVARVEQTFGVKLTAREVRGCRSVGALRGVLAEKREAP
- a CDS encoding 2-oxo acid dehydrogenase subunit E2, with protein sequence MTGRPAPRVVEALNGALHRLFDERPSLHLLGEDVLDPYGGAFKVTRGLSTRHPDRVLGTPISEAGITGVAGGLALAGDQAVVEMMFGDFAALAFDQVLNLISKSVTMYGERVPMPVVVRCPVGGNRGYGPTHSQSVQKHFLGIPNLALYETSPFHDPYAQLAEGLDHGPAMLFEDKVLYTRRVFRDGVVDENHGYTLLGGPTGWAHITPVDAAPADVVLLCPGGTAHRALDAARLLRDRGLTTHVLVPARLYPPDLEPVLPLLAGARLVAVAEESTAGGTWGAEIAARVHGRIWAELRAPVTLLSSADSVVPTAPHLEAEVLLGAERIADEIEKAAARSLPPRAPAAPVPAGGSLAATEPLVTPVPATPAPDVADSAGVDSAGVEPVAGVPIAVPKLNNNDTAYLVLQWLAEDGARIAEGDPLVEVETSKAVEEIVAPASGHLRVRAAEGTEVGVGELLAELFAEPPTAPTDAPSATPAGNAVAAAPVPSPAAASVPPPAAAPGPAPRTHVLDRAQLGTAAVVTRAHQEVPAAFAAVEVEVDAVLARLRTLSDETGAEVGLPEAVVKAVAATHPTFPHLFGALLDERTVRLADTVDIGVTVDAGNGLYTPVLRDCAARSLADLSDDLMEFRMKAFRGEFTAGDLSGGSLTVSLNVEPGVLVVQPIVMWPQLCMVSVGGPLTRLVLAEGVPAPVTVVTLGLAYDHRVVNGREAVGFLRAVADALHDPEQLVKLID